The window GATCGCCGAGACGTTCACGACGGCCTGGCGCCGCCTGGCCGACATCCCCTCCGGCGACCAGGCCCGGTTGTGGCTCTACGGGGTCGCCCGGCGCACCCTCGCCAACCACTTCCGCTCCGAGGAGCGCCGCTCCGCGCTGGCCGTACGGCTGCGTGAGGAGCTGACCACCTCGGCGCGGCCGGTCGCCGACCGCGAGCGGGACGCCGCCCACCAGGCGTTCAGGCGGCTCTCGCCGGACGACAGGGAGCTCCTGTCGCTGGTCGGCTGGGAAGGGCTGACCACTCCCGAGATCGCCCAGGTGCTCGGCTGCTCGCGCGGCGCGGTGCGGCTGCGCCTGCACCGGGCCCGCAAGCGGCTCGCCCGGGAACTGGCCGCCAGCCACCTCGACCTCACCACGTACGGCATGCGCGCCGTGGCTCTCGCGGAGGGAAACTCATGAACACCGACATCGACCGCGTCGTCGCCCACCTCGCCCCCGACCCGGGTCCCGGCATGACCGAGGGGGCCCACGCGCTGATGCGCGAGATCATCACGACCGAGCCCGGCCCCGAGGCCCGGCCCGCGCGCAGGAGAGGGCCGGTGCTGCGCCTGGCGCTGCCGGGCGTCGCCCTGGCCACGGCCGCGTTCGTGGCGCTGAGCCGGCTGCTGCCGACGGGGCTCGGCTTCGGCCCCGGCCCTGCCGCGGCGCTCGACATCAGGCAGGAGGACGGCTACTACGTCGTCGAGGTCCAGGACCTGTACGCCGATCCGGACCGCTACCAGGAGCAGCTCCAGGCGGCGGGCCTGGACGTGACGCTCCGGGTCATCCCCTCGACTCCGTCGTTCGTGGGCACCATCATCCCCACCTCGCCCTCCGAGGAGCGGGAGCTCGACGAGATCAAGACCATCGACCAGCCAGGCGACTGCGACAGGCTGGGCGGGTGCCCGATCGGGATGAAGATCCCCGTGGACTTCGAGGGACCGGCCCAGATCACCCTCGGGCGCGAGGCCAGGTCCGGGGAGCAGTACGAGATCGTCGCCTCGTTCGACGTCCTCGGCGAGCCCATGCACTGCGTGCCGTACCGCGGCAAGACCGTGGCCGAGGTGCGGGAGCTGCTGGCGCAGCGCGGGCTGACCGTCCAGAAGTTCAACGTCACGAACCCCGACATCGACGAGGAGGCCGTTATGAGGGCATCGGTGCCGGACTCCTGGCACGTCAACGGGGGCTACCTGCGTGAGCCCGGCAAGGCGACCCTCGCGGTGAGCGAGGAGCCGGAGGAGTCCGACGGCGGCGGCCTCCGCGACTGCCGCACCCCCCAGGGCTCCTGAGCCGGCCGTCGGCGGGCCTCACTGCCGGCTGAGCACCTCGATCAGGCTGGTGAGGCTGTCCTGGCCGTGTCCCGCCGCGATGCCGCGGCGGAAGACGGCCAGGGCCGCCGCCGGGAGGGAGGCGTCCACGCCGGACGCCTCCACGGTGTGCACGACGTGCTCCAGGCTGGCCGCGCCCATGGTGAGGGTGTCCACGTCGCCCTGGTGGGCGCCCGCGTCGATCCGCGGGGCGTAGAACTCCAGGAAATAGCGGAAGTCCATGGTCTTGACGGCGTGGGGCAGGAACTGTTCGGCCGGGATGCCGTTGGCCCGGGCGACCGCCTGGGCGTGCACGTAGCCCAGCAGGCCGGTCCAGAACATGTCCATCCCGATCTGGTAGTACAGCGCGGCCAGGCCCGGGTCCTCGCCGAGGTGGTCGATGCCGGTCAGCACCTCGAGCGCCGGCCGGTGCGCCTCGATCGCCACTGCGGGGCCGCTGTAGTACGTCATCGCCTCCGGCGTGCCGATGCCCGGCGGCGGCACCTGCACGCCGCCGGTGATCTGCACCGCCCCGCGCTCGGCCAGCCACGCGGCGGCCTCGCGGGCCCGGCCGGGCGTGTCGGAGGTCAGGTTCGCCACCGTACGGCCGGCCAGGGCCGTGGCGGGGGCCTGCTCCAGGATGGCGAACACGGCGTCGTAGTCGGTCAGGCTCATCACGACCAGGTCGTTGGCCGTCAGGGCGGCCTCGACGCTCGCCGCCCGCTTCGCACCGCGGGCGACCACCTGGTCGGCCCGGCCCGGCGTGCGGTTCCACACGGTCAGGTCGTAGCCGCCGTCCAGGTACGCGCCGGCCATCGCCTGTCCCATGGGGCCCAGGCCGATCAGGGTCACGGACTTCGGGTTCATCGCTGTCTCCTCGGACTAGAACGAACGCTCTATCTAGTGGATGGACGCTAGCACATCACTAGAACGAACGCTCTATCCAGTAGGCTGGGCGCATGACGGCCAAGCACGAGATCGGCACCCGCGAGCGGATCGTCCAGGCGACGTCCCGCCTGATGCAGCGGCGGGGATACGGCGCGACCGGCCTCAAGGAGATCTCCCGGGAGGCTCAGGCCACTCTCGGCTCTGTCTACCACTTCTTCCCGGGCGGCAAGCAGGAGCTGGCCGTCGCGGCGATCCGCCACGGCGAGCAGGAGTTCGCCGAGCTGCTGC is drawn from Nonomuraea muscovyensis and contains these coding sequences:
- a CDS encoding NAD(P)-dependent oxidoreductase; translated protein: MNPKSVTLIGLGPMGQAMAGAYLDGGYDLTVWNRTPGRADQVVARGAKRAASVEAALTANDLVVMSLTDYDAVFAILEQAPATALAGRTVANLTSDTPGRAREAAAWLAERGAVQITGGVQVPPPGIGTPEAMTYYSGPAVAIEAHRPALEVLTGIDHLGEDPGLAALYYQIGMDMFWTGLLGYVHAQAVARANGIPAEQFLPHAVKTMDFRYFLEFYAPRIDAGAHQGDVDTLTMGAASLEHVVHTVEASGVDASLPAAALAVFRRGIAAGHGQDSLTSLIEVLSRQ
- a CDS encoding RNA polymerase sigma factor, yielding MRPPGPERRFEELYLAHYPAVAAYVRRRTDSPDDTADVIAETFTTAWRRLADIPSGDQARLWLYGVARRTLANHFRSEERRSALAVRLREELTTSARPVADRERDAAHQAFRRLSPDDRELLSLVGWEGLTTPEIAQVLGCSRGAVRLRLHRARKRLARELAASHLDLTTYGMRAVALAEGNS